From one Rhizobium sp. CIAT894 genomic stretch:
- a CDS encoding glutathione binding-like protein: MADLSAFPITTRWPAKNSDIIQLYSLQTPNGVKVSVALEELGLAYEPHYVSFAANEQKSPEFESLNPNGRIPAIIDPNGPGGKPIGLFESGAILLYLVEKTGKLIPEDAAGRYECIQWVFFQMAGIGPMFGQFGHFHKFAADKVANNSYPVERYRDESKRLLGVLEGRLKGRQWIMGDQYTIADIATFTWVRGADIFYGGREILEYAKFPAVSDWLERCIARPASARGLNIPVKPE, from the coding sequence ATGGCAGATCTTTCCGCTTTTCCGATCACGACGCGCTGGCCCGCTAAAAATTCCGACATCATCCAACTCTATTCTCTGCAGACGCCGAACGGGGTGAAGGTTTCGGTCGCTCTCGAAGAGCTCGGGCTCGCCTATGAGCCGCATTATGTTTCCTTCGCCGCCAATGAGCAGAAATCGCCGGAATTCGAATCTCTCAACCCGAACGGCCGCATTCCGGCGATCATCGACCCCAACGGGCCGGGCGGGAAGCCGATCGGCCTTTTCGAATCCGGCGCCATCCTGCTCTATCTCGTGGAAAAGACCGGCAAGTTGATCCCCGAAGACGCCGCCGGCCGCTATGAATGTATCCAATGGGTGTTTTTCCAGATGGCAGGTATCGGCCCGATGTTCGGACAGTTCGGGCATTTCCACAAATTCGCCGCCGACAAGGTCGCCAACAACTCCTATCCGGTGGAGCGCTATCGCGATGAATCCAAACGCCTGCTCGGCGTGCTCGAAGGCCGGTTGAAGGGCCGCCAATGGATCATGGGCGATCAATACACGATCGCCGATATCGCCACCTTTACCTGGGTTCGCGGCGCCGATATCTTCTATGGCGGCCGCGAGATTCTCGAATATGCGAAGTTCCCCGCCGTTTCGGATTGGCTGGAGCGCTGCATCGCCCGACCGGCCAGCGCCAGGGGCCTGAATATTCCGGTCAAACCGGAGTAA